In a single window of the Nocardioides massiliensis genome:
- a CDS encoding acyl-CoA thioesterase: MIDVDIVQIHFASYFRWMDMAYSRLLDDLGHPLRAILAGGRGTPVVDAQCSYLSPVGLGDVVDVDSRVVRHGRSSYVVRHDFEHAGRPVATGEVTHVWAVQDGSGAMSEPVPDWIRAASHSTGAGART, encoded by the coding sequence ATGATCGATGTGGACATTGTCCAGATCCACTTCGCCAGTTACTTCCGGTGGATGGACATGGCGTACTCGCGGCTCCTCGACGACCTGGGACACCCGTTGCGCGCGATCCTCGCGGGCGGTCGAGGGACGCCGGTCGTGGATGCGCAGTGCAGCTACCTCTCGCCGGTGGGCCTGGGGGACGTCGTTGACGTCGACAGCCGCGTCGTGCGCCACGGTCGTTCTAGCTACGTCGTGCGCCACGACTTTGAGCATGCGGGGCGGCCGGTGGCCACCGGCGAGGTCACCCACGTTTGGGCCGTCCAGGACGGTTCCGGCGCGATGTCCGAGCCGGTCCCGGACTGGATCCGGGCGGCGTCACACAGCACTGGGGCGGGCGCCCGGACCTGA
- a CDS encoding non-heme iron oxygenase ferredoxin subunit: protein MTMHRLPSASDLAPGQLRRVEVAGRAICLARTQDGGLFAIDDTCTHEEETLSEGELMGCELECPFHFARFDLRTGEAVALPATEPVRTYRVEVDGDDVLIEEPPLQSTEGASGTEGVSEETKSGSR, encoded by the coding sequence ATGACGATGCACCGCCTGCCGTCGGCCTCTGACCTCGCCCCCGGCCAGCTACGCCGGGTGGAGGTTGCCGGACGGGCGATCTGCCTGGCACGGACCCAGGACGGCGGGCTCTTCGCTATCGACGACACCTGCACCCACGAGGAGGAGACACTCAGCGAAGGGGAGTTGATGGGCTGCGAACTGGAGTGCCCCTTTCACTTCGCCCGCTTTGACCTCAGAACCGGCGAGGCCGTGGCGTTACCCGCCACGGAGCCGGTTCGGACATACCGGGTCGAGGTCGATGGTGATGATGTCCTGATCGAAGAGCCCCCCTTGCAGAGCACAGAGGGAGCATCCGGCACCGAGGGAGTATCCGAGGAGACGAAGAGCGGTTCCCGGTGA
- a CDS encoding cytochrome P450, with the protein MDNQKTCPYSGAAVSDPGEIPSLTGYREVEEVFRSPKMAPFLHDGTEEFRGGTVRQIDGPVHRTRRRMMGRLLRGEGDVRFRREVLMPTIERNLQRVLEAPTDDLPSTDMVLFTRVAFFQLVSALIGLDGVDTTEDAEELRQFAEPIQVAMRSWYMGGDRTAVMARGIEVREQFREKYFEPALERRVALVQSATTPEDEAALPNDFLTLVARGLDPDWTADQALALREAVTDFINAGTFSSSFTLVHALDECLTWAEEHPDERERLLDEQFLAKAVAEALRLHPIVPLFYRTAVEPVTLASGREFRAGEHVCMEIGPANRDPEVFGPDADSFVPGREVPTGVYPYGVAFGIGRHMCFGQPVILGSDGVTGSHVQILKAMFSAGVRRDPANPPRMNDQFGRMDALWDVYPVQFGSGSTRGGSDDDAPPAVGL; encoded by the coding sequence ATGGATAACCAGAAGACGTGCCCTTACAGCGGCGCCGCCGTGTCTGACCCGGGGGAGATCCCGTCGTTGACCGGCTACCGGGAGGTCGAGGAGGTCTTCCGGTCGCCGAAGATGGCGCCGTTCCTCCACGACGGCACCGAGGAGTTCCGAGGGGGGACCGTTCGTCAGATCGACGGACCCGTGCATCGCACCAGGCGGCGGATGATGGGCCGTCTCCTGCGCGGCGAGGGCGACGTGCGTTTTCGCCGGGAGGTGTTGATGCCGACGATCGAGCGCAATCTCCAGCGGGTGCTGGAAGCGCCGACCGATGACCTGCCGTCCACCGACATGGTGCTGTTCACGCGAGTGGCCTTTTTCCAGCTGGTGTCGGCTCTGATAGGGCTCGACGGGGTGGACACCACCGAGGACGCCGAGGAACTGCGCCAGTTCGCTGAGCCGATCCAGGTGGCTATGCGCTCCTGGTACATGGGGGGTGACCGGACAGCGGTGATGGCCCGCGGCATCGAGGTCCGCGAGCAGTTCCGTGAGAAGTACTTCGAGCCTGCCCTTGAGCGGCGAGTGGCGCTGGTTCAGTCCGCGACGACGCCGGAGGACGAGGCGGCACTGCCAAACGACTTCCTCACCTTGGTCGCACGTGGCCTCGACCCGGACTGGACGGCCGACCAAGCGCTCGCGCTGAGGGAGGCCGTGACGGACTTCATCAACGCCGGCACCTTCTCCAGCTCCTTCACCCTGGTGCATGCGCTCGACGAGTGCCTCACCTGGGCTGAGGAGCACCCGGACGAGCGCGAACGCCTCCTCGACGAACAGTTCCTCGCTAAAGCGGTGGCCGAGGCGCTGCGGTTGCACCCGATCGTCCCGCTCTTCTACCGCACTGCGGTCGAGCCCGTGACCCTGGCCTCGGGTCGTGAGTTCCGGGCCGGTGAGCACGTGTGCATGGAGATCGGCCCGGCCAACCGCGATCCCGAGGTGTTCGGACCCGACGCCGACTCCTTCGTCCCGGGCCGGGAGGTCCCAACTGGCGTCTACCCCTACGGTGTCGCCTTCGGGATTGGCCGGCACATGTGCTTCGGCCAGCCCGTGATCCTCGGAAGCGATGGAGTCACTGGCAGCCACGTGCAGATCCTCAAGGCGATGTTCTCGGCCGGCGTCCGCCGCGATCCCGCCAACCCGCCGCGCATGAACGACCAGTTCGGACGCATGGACGCGCTCTGGGACGTTTACCCAGTCCAGTTTGGATCCGGCAGCACCAGGGGAGGCTCAGATGACGATGCACCGCCTGCCGTCGGCCTCTGA
- a CDS encoding ABC transporter substrate-binding protein codes for MGLPIDLACWNYDRTRALVDGRVAVEGVDLNYIAMEMPESFHRMLRHAEFHVSEMSFAWYLGSVFAERRHMVAIPVFPSRMFRHSGIYVNSKSGITDPADLVGKRIGVPEYQQTAGVWIRGMLADDYGVPIDSVSYHQGGLTEPGRVESALRRPEGIELTPIGPQDTLSDMLERGEIDALYTAHAPVGFEAGSSHVERLFPDYRREEQAYYQRTGIFPIMHTVVIRMDVLEAHPWLARSLMKAFEEAKAYALADLFEPAAAKCSLPWLVAEAEATEDAFGTRDFWPYGVEQNRHVIETFVRYTHEQGLVPERPSVEDLFPRSTMDIARI; via the coding sequence ATGGGTCTGCCCATCGATCTGGCCTGCTGGAACTATGACCGTACTCGCGCGCTCGTCGACGGTCGCGTCGCTGTCGAGGGGGTGGATCTGAACTACATCGCTATGGAGATGCCGGAGAGCTTCCACCGAATGTTGCGGCACGCCGAGTTCCACGTGTCCGAGATGAGTTTCGCGTGGTACCTAGGTTCCGTCTTCGCCGAGCGCCGTCACATGGTGGCCATTCCGGTGTTTCCCTCGCGCATGTTCCGCCACTCGGGAATCTACGTGAATTCCAAGAGCGGCATAACTGATCCGGCCGATCTCGTGGGGAAGCGCATCGGTGTCCCGGAGTACCAGCAGACTGCGGGCGTGTGGATCCGTGGCATGCTGGCAGATGACTACGGGGTCCCGATCGACTCGGTGAGCTACCACCAGGGCGGGTTAACGGAGCCTGGTCGAGTCGAAAGCGCACTGAGGCGTCCTGAAGGCATCGAGCTAACGCCTATCGGGCCGCAGGACACGCTCTCGGACATGCTGGAACGCGGGGAGATCGACGCCCTCTACACCGCTCATGCGCCCGTCGGCTTCGAAGCCGGCTCGTCGCACGTCGAGCGGCTGTTTCCCGACTACCGGCGCGAGGAGCAGGCGTACTACCAGCGGACCGGAATCTTCCCGATCATGCACACCGTGGTGATCCGGATGGATGTACTCGAGGCACACCCGTGGTTGGCAAGGTCTCTTATGAAGGCTTTTGAGGAAGCTAAGGCGTACGCGTTGGCCGACCTGTTCGAGCCAGCGGCAGCCAAGTGCAGCCTGCCATGGCTGGTCGCGGAGGCGGAGGCGACTGAAGACGCGTTCGGGACCCGGGACTTCTGGCCGTACGGCGTGGAGCAGAACCGCCATGTGATCGAGACATTCGTTCGTTATACGCACGAGCAGGGGCTGGTCCCTGAGCGGCCCTCGGTCGAGGATCTGTTCCCGCGGTCGACCATGGACATCGCCCGCATCTGA
- a CDS encoding ABC transporter permease: MSQTHLSRAGSAGRRLLPRRKRPASLAWGHLALVAALLIGWQILYVVVGENVFASPAETGTAFVSNLPDWYPDLRSTLTVLVIAMIATAVLGVLIGFLVGLSEFWTEVLRPILLTIYAIPKIAIYPIFLLVFKIGFSTLVLFSIFHGIIPVILLVMEGTRGIPAIQIKLARVYNLSFLQKCRYILLPSLAPVVAEAVRMGASLTFLGLVVAEMFGSSSGLGNRLVAYLNLNQTENILSVFILISLVGIVLSVLLLHWERSVQRRSGLVPDSGLAGPKP; this comes from the coding sequence ATGAGCCAGACACACTTGAGTCGGGCTGGTTCAGCTGGTCGGAGATTGCTGCCTCGTCGCAAGCGGCCGGCTTCTCTCGCGTGGGGCCATCTCGCGCTTGTCGCCGCACTGCTGATCGGCTGGCAGATCCTCTACGTCGTTGTGGGAGAGAATGTATTCGCGTCTCCGGCCGAGACAGGAACGGCGTTCGTCTCAAACCTGCCCGACTGGTATCCGGACCTTCGCAGCACCCTAACGGTGCTAGTCATCGCGATGATTGCGACCGCCGTGCTAGGGGTGCTCATCGGGTTTCTTGTCGGGCTCAGCGAGTTCTGGACCGAGGTACTGCGTCCGATCTTGCTCACGATCTATGCCATCCCAAAGATAGCCATCTACCCGATCTTCCTGTTGGTCTTCAAAATCGGGTTCTCGACGCTGGTTCTGTTTTCGATCTTCCATGGGATCATCCCCGTGATACTGCTGGTAATGGAGGGAACTCGAGGCATTCCGGCCATCCAGATTAAGCTGGCTCGTGTGTACAACTTGTCGTTCTTGCAGAAGTGTCGCTACATTCTTCTGCCGTCGCTCGCGCCTGTAGTCGCGGAGGCCGTAAGGATGGGTGCGAGCCTCACCTTCCTGGGCCTCGTAGTCGCTGAGATGTTCGGATCCAGCAGCGGCCTCGGGAACCGGCTGGTCGCTTACCTCAACCTCAACCAGACCGAGAACATCCTGTCGGTGTTCATCCTGATCTCGCTGGTGGGCATCGTTTTGTCGGTGCTGCTCCTGCATTGGGAACGCTCTGTGCAGCGTCGAAGCGGGCTCGTGCCCGATAGCGGGCTGGCGGGGCCCAAACCGTGA
- a CDS encoding ABC transporter permease translates to MAIFVVYEALARTVLDPFSWVPATTTLVRAGELVADPVFFLDTIWKTVSIILLSTILAIVSGLVMGTVLWRFPRAYATANPYLTLYYSIPAFAFYPVLLSLVGAGPLSLILLASLLGFAAMTANVVIGLRKTAPIHVRLGRSLRLGQFRMLRRIYFPSAVPQILVGVRLAIAYAIIGVVGGEFLTGTSGLGYYIQFSYNSYQLVETYAGITIVVVTALVLNGLMYALSKATFAMETVGS, encoded by the coding sequence GTGGCGATCTTCGTGGTCTATGAGGCGCTCGCGCGGACCGTACTTGATCCTTTTTCGTGGGTGCCTGCGACGACCACCCTGGTGCGGGCAGGGGAACTCGTGGCCGACCCGGTCTTTTTCCTCGACACGATCTGGAAGACCGTAAGCATCATACTCTTGAGCACCATTTTGGCGATCGTGTCGGGGCTTGTCATGGGGACGGTGCTTTGGCGCTTTCCTCGGGCCTATGCCACCGCAAACCCATACCTCACGCTCTACTACTCGATTCCGGCGTTCGCGTTCTATCCGGTGCTACTCAGTCTCGTCGGGGCGGGGCCCCTCTCGCTTATTCTGCTGGCGTCGCTGCTGGGCTTCGCCGCGATGACAGCGAACGTGGTGATCGGTTTGCGTAAGACGGCCCCGATTCATGTGCGGCTTGGGCGCTCGCTGCGCCTGGGTCAGTTCCGCATGCTGCGGCGGATCTACTTCCCCTCAGCGGTACCACAGATCCTCGTCGGGGTCAGGTTAGCGATCGCATACGCAATCATTGGGGTGGTAGGTGGAGAGTTCTTGACCGGGACAAGTGGCCTCGGCTACTACATCCAGTTTTCATACAACTCCTACCAGCTGGTCGAGACCTATGCGGGTATCACGATCGTCGTGGTCACGGCGCTGGTCCTCAACGGCCTTATGTATGCGTTATCGAAGGCGACTTTTGCGATGGAGACGGTGGGATCATGA
- a CDS encoding ABC transporter ATP-binding protein: MTRSEHILDLQAVTKEYPLKDGNLVALRDIDLKVDRGQVVSVLGPSGCGKTTLLEVVAGLLPVTRGQVLLQGEPMTSPSPKVGIVFQQDSTLPWRSVLSNIAFGMEMTGVPRAQANRRAQDMLDLVGLSEFGHVHPHQLSGGMRQRVAVARVLALEPELIVMDEPFGALDEQTRLHLGLELLDLVTRVGTTILLVTHSIQEAALLSDRVVVLSARPGEIQESFDVPLSKPRTLATLASADYARITHTLWTCLMSLEGVRVSDDVASASG, from the coding sequence ATGACCAGAAGCGAACACATTCTTGACCTGCAAGCGGTCACGAAAGAATACCCGCTCAAAGACGGCAATCTCGTCGCACTGCGAGATATCGATCTAAAGGTCGACCGCGGACAGGTCGTCTCCGTACTCGGGCCCAGCGGCTGCGGCAAGACCACGCTGCTCGAAGTGGTGGCTGGACTCCTGCCGGTAACTCGCGGGCAGGTCCTCCTTCAGGGTGAGCCCATGACGAGCCCAAGCCCCAAGGTGGGCATCGTCTTCCAACAAGATTCGACCCTGCCATGGCGCAGCGTACTCAGCAACATCGCTTTCGGTATGGAGATGACGGGTGTCCCGCGCGCACAGGCCAACCGTCGAGCTCAGGACATGCTCGACCTGGTGGGCCTGTCTGAATTCGGGCACGTACACCCACACCAACTGTCTGGCGGTATGCGTCAGCGCGTCGCGGTTGCTCGCGTGCTGGCTCTCGAGCCAGAGCTAATCGTAATGGACGAACCCTTCGGGGCCCTTGACGAGCAGACTCGGTTGCACCTCGGTCTCGAGCTGCTCGACCTGGTCACCCGGGTGGGAACCACCATTCTGTTGGTGACACACAGCATCCAGGAAGCTGCCTTATTGTCGGACCGTGTCGTAGTGCTTAGCGCCCGACCGGGTGAGATCCAAGAGAGCTTCGACGTGCCGCTCTCGAAGCCACGAACGCTCGCCACGCTCGCCAGTGCCGACTACGCCCGCATCACGCACACGCTGTGGACATGCCTCATGAGCCTGGAAGGCGTGCGGGTGAGCGATGACGTTGCGTCTGCGTCGGGGTGA
- a CDS encoding ABC transporter substrate-binding protein: MGLLASVALAACSDDSGASNGELDEVSVTVSHWPTSGYSATYMVGQEKGFFEEEGIALEGIVPGAGGGTTVRSITSGDLDFGEVSTTGLVQATMAGAPLVGIATSAGSIADLVWVAKEDSSFDSFEDFCGDGVWGITAPGSNSEALTALMAQEAGMRPDCVNTVATGDLAAGLVLVRSGEVDASILTEPLLTTELAKGDLKPVAEAVEYLPNFIQVVTVASQKIIDEDPELVQRFVNALGASQDFIRENPEEAGAIFAEEAGVDEETGVEIMTRLAADERFFTQELTVEGLTSTINGMEVLGHYDGDPIAWDQLIDQQFLPEESRIDLSELPGYEG; encoded by the coding sequence GTGGGCCTGCTGGCGTCGGTCGCCCTTGCAGCGTGCTCGGACGATTCCGGTGCTTCCAACGGGGAGCTTGACGAGGTGAGCGTCACGGTGTCGCACTGGCCCACCAGTGGCTACTCGGCCACGTACATGGTCGGCCAGGAGAAGGGGTTCTTCGAGGAGGAGGGAATCGCCCTCGAGGGAATCGTGCCCGGAGCGGGCGGTGGAACCACAGTTCGGAGCATTACAAGCGGCGACCTCGACTTCGGCGAGGTGTCAACCACTGGGCTCGTTCAAGCCACTATGGCTGGTGCGCCGTTGGTCGGGATCGCGACGTCGGCGGGCAGCATCGCGGACCTGGTTTGGGTGGCCAAAGAGGACTCCTCCTTTGATTCATTCGAGGACTTCTGTGGAGACGGCGTCTGGGGTATCACAGCTCCCGGATCCAACTCCGAGGCCCTGACTGCGCTGATGGCGCAAGAGGCCGGCATGAGGCCCGACTGCGTGAACACGGTCGCCACCGGTGACCTGGCCGCCGGCCTCGTTCTCGTCCGGAGCGGGGAGGTCGACGCCTCGATCCTTACAGAGCCTCTGCTGACCACCGAGCTCGCTAAGGGTGACCTCAAGCCGGTCGCGGAAGCTGTCGAGTACCTGCCGAACTTCATTCAGGTCGTGACAGTCGCCAGCCAGAAGATCATCGACGAGGACCCAGAACTCGTGCAGCGCTTTGTCAACGCGCTCGGCGCGTCACAGGACTTCATCCGAGAGAACCCTGAAGAGGCGGGTGCCATCTTCGCCGAGGAGGCTGGCGTAGACGAGGAGACGGGTGTCGAAATCATGACCCGGCTGGCCGCTGACGAGAGATTCTTCACTCAGGAACTGACCGTCGAAGGACTGACCAGCACGATCAACGGAATGGAGGTGCTCGGCCACTACGACGGCGACCCGATCGCTTGGGATCAGCTGATCGACCAGCAGTTCCTGCCCGAGGAGTCGCGAATCGACCTGAGCGAGCTCCCAGGATACGAGGGGTAG
- a CDS encoding transposase, with translation MLHPPVEPGQYASEQITTYAAENGITRSMGYTGICWDNAMAESFFATLKTEFYYRRVWPTKAGASQAVGAWIEDRYNRRRRHSSIGQGSPVAFEMQHCNQTAAAPQAA, from the coding sequence GTGTTGCATCCACCGGTTGAACCCGGTCAGTACGCATCGGAGCAGATCACCACGTATGCGGCCGAGAACGGCATCACTAGATCGATGGGCTACACCGGGATCTGCTGGGACAACGCGATGGCCGAGTCGTTCTTCGCCACGCTGAAGACCGAGTTCTACTACCGCCGTGTCTGGCCCACGAAGGCCGGAGCCAGCCAGGCCGTCGGGGCCTGGATCGAGGACCGCTACAACCGGCGTCGACGGCACTCCTCGATCGGGCAGGGCAGCCCCGTGGCCTTCGAGATGCAACACTGCAACCAGACCGCGGCAGCACCTCAAGCCGCATAA
- a CDS encoding IS30 family transposase has product MRRQQAADRAIRPKLRSPGHPKYQRHVEVAFWEQIAKGLLPEEAAGVAGVAPAVGARWFHNAGGMPPFDLKFQPSGRYLSFAEREEIALLKAQGQGVRGIARAIGRDPGTVSRELRRNAATRGGKLDYRASVAQWKADMAAKRPKVAKLVANPRLHAYVQERLSGQIQMPDGTVIAGPQPPKFTGRNKPHRKDRAWSLAWSPEQISNRLKIDFADDESMRISHEAIYQSLYIQSRGALKRELVWCLRTGRALRAPRERSRRKTWAHVTPETLISERPAEVEDRAVSGHWEGDLVIGLERSAIGTVVERTTRFTMLIHLPREEGYRHKQTPKNGPALAGYGAITMKNALANTMSTLPAQLARSLTWDRGKEMSAHAQFKVETGIPVFFADPQSPWQRGTNENTNGLLRQYFPKGTDLSRWSAEEIEAVAHALNTRPRKTLGWKTPAEAFNEHLLLVQQAGVASTG; this is encoded by the coding sequence ATTCGTCGTCAGCAAGCAGCCGACCGTGCGATTCGTCCGAAGCTCAGGTCGCCCGGTCATCCGAAGTATCAGCGTCATGTCGAGGTGGCGTTCTGGGAGCAGATCGCCAAGGGCCTTCTTCCCGAGGAAGCCGCGGGAGTTGCCGGCGTGGCGCCCGCGGTCGGTGCACGCTGGTTCCACAACGCTGGCGGCATGCCCCCTTTCGATCTGAAGTTCCAACCCTCGGGCCGGTATCTGTCTTTCGCTGAACGCGAGGAGATCGCGTTGCTCAAGGCGCAAGGCCAGGGCGTGCGCGGGATCGCTCGAGCGATCGGACGCGACCCCGGCACGGTGTCGCGAGAGCTGCGCCGCAACGCTGCCACTCGCGGCGGGAAACTCGACTACCGGGCATCGGTGGCGCAGTGGAAAGCCGACATGGCGGCCAAGCGGCCCAAGGTCGCGAAGCTGGTCGCCAACCCGCGACTGCACGCCTACGTCCAAGAACGCCTCTCCGGGCAGATCCAGATGCCCGACGGCACGGTCATCGCCGGCCCACAGCCGCCGAAGTTCACCGGACGCAACAAACCGCACCGCAAAGACCGGGCCTGGTCGTTGGCGTGGAGCCCGGAGCAGATCAGCAACCGTCTCAAGATCGACTTCGCTGATGATGAGTCCATGCGCATCAGTCACGAGGCGATCTACCAATCGCTCTACATCCAAAGCCGTGGCGCGCTCAAGCGTGAGCTCGTGTGGTGCCTGCGCACCGGCCGTGCACTACGCGCGCCACGGGAACGCTCACGGCGCAAGACCTGGGCGCACGTCACTCCCGAGACGCTCATCAGCGAACGGCCTGCCGAGGTCGAGGACCGCGCTGTCTCCGGCCACTGGGAAGGCGATCTGGTGATCGGATTGGAGCGCTCCGCGATTGGCACGGTCGTCGAACGCACCACGAGATTCACCATGCTCATCCACCTGCCCCGCGAGGAGGGCTACCGGCACAAGCAGACTCCGAAGAACGGTCCCGCGCTCGCCGGCTACGGCGCGATCACGATGAAGAACGCACTGGCGAACACGATGTCCACGCTGCCGGCACAACTAGCCAGGTCGTTGACCTGGGACCGCGGCAAGGAGATGTCGGCTCACGCCCAGTTCAAGGTCGAGACCGGCATCCCGGTGTTCTTCGCCGACCCACAATCACCGTGGCAACGCGGCACGAACGAGAACACCAACGGACTGCTGCGCCAGTACTTCCCCAAGGGAACCGACCTGTCACGCTGGTCGGCCGAAGAGATCGAAGCCGTCGCTCACGCACTGAACACCAGACCACGCAAGACCCTCGGTTGGAAGACACCTGCCGAGGCGTTCAACGAGCATCTATTGTTGGTCCAACAAGCTGGTGTTGCATCCACCGGTTGA
- a CDS encoding transposase, which translates to MPAPHPPEFRRRAIELAPQPGASVRQVARDLGNSESGLRRWMAQDDVDAGRKEGLSSDEREELVRLRRDNRRQQMEIEILKRASAYFAQENVLPK; encoded by the coding sequence ATGCCTGCACCACATCCGCCAGAGTTCCGACGCAGGGCGATCGAGCTGGCCCCCCAGCCGGGAGCATCGGTTCGCCAGGTCGCGCGGGACCTCGGTAACAGCGAGTCCGGCTTGCGCCGCTGGATGGCCCAAGACGACGTCGACGCCGGTCGCAAGGAAGGACTCTCGAGCGACGAGCGCGAAGAGCTGGTCCGGCTGCGTCGGGACAACCGGCGACAGCAGATGGAGATCGAGATCCTCAAGCGCGCGAGCGCCTACTTCGCTCAGGAGAACGTGCTCCCAAAGTAG
- a CDS encoding NAD(P)/FAD-dependent oxidoreductase produces the protein MSRTVIVGSSVGGVRTAQSLRSEGYEGEIVLVGEEPELPYDKPPLSKGLLVGTATAESVRLLTQEAAERDCIRLVLGHRATRLDVAAHRVELEGLDPLSYDQVVIATGARARPSPWGERSGIHVMRTLQDAQLLRQDLVAGGHIVVVGGGFIGAEVASSARMLGLEVTMVDPLPVPMSRVFNPEIGKWFAALHERHGVRSVFDVGVEAIDGERGDFTVRLTDGSSVSAAVVVIGIGAEPNDAWLRSSGLVVDNGLVCDEYCRAVDVHNVYGVGDVARWFHPTYRTEVRVEHWTNAVDQAVCVAHNIVHPEDARSYAPLEYVWSDQHDWKIQVVGRTAGGSTEHVMIGDPAADNRFAVLYTPDGTTMSGAAVVNWPRALVLCRKGLRDGTTLAEVRQSISVAAAKQR, from the coding sequence GTGAGTCGCACCGTTATCGTGGGTTCCTCCGTCGGCGGGGTGCGCACGGCACAGTCACTGCGGTCGGAAGGGTACGAGGGCGAGATTGTCCTCGTCGGCGAGGAACCTGAGCTGCCGTACGACAAACCGCCGCTGTCCAAGGGGCTCCTTGTGGGCACCGCCACCGCCGAGTCGGTCCGGCTGCTCACGCAGGAGGCCGCTGAGCGTGACTGTATCCGGTTGGTCCTCGGTCACCGAGCCACCCGTCTCGACGTCGCCGCTCATCGCGTCGAGCTCGAGGGACTCGACCCATTGTCTTACGACCAGGTCGTCATCGCCACGGGAGCCCGGGCGCGGCCATCGCCATGGGGGGAGCGCTCCGGTATCCACGTGATGCGTACGCTCCAGGACGCCCAGCTGCTGAGGCAGGACCTGGTGGCCGGTGGCCATATCGTCGTGGTGGGCGGCGGGTTCATCGGCGCCGAGGTGGCGTCGAGCGCCCGCATGCTCGGCCTCGAGGTCACCATGGTCGACCCGCTTCCGGTGCCGATGAGCCGGGTGTTCAACCCCGAAATCGGCAAATGGTTCGCTGCGCTGCATGAGCGGCATGGCGTGCGATCCGTTTTCGACGTCGGGGTGGAAGCCATCGACGGCGAGCGGGGGGACTTCACCGTACGCCTCACCGACGGCTCGTCGGTCTCCGCCGCGGTGGTCGTCATCGGTATCGGAGCAGAGCCGAACGATGCCTGGCTCAGATCTTCCGGACTCGTCGTCGACAACGGGCTGGTCTGCGACGAGTACTGCCGAGCAGTCGATGTCCACAATGTGTACGGCGTCGGTGACGTCGCCCGGTGGTTCCACCCGACGTACCGCACCGAAGTTCGCGTGGAGCACTGGACGAACGCCGTCGATCAGGCAGTGTGCGTGGCTCACAACATCGTGCATCCGGAAGATGCCCGCTCGTACGCCCCCCTGGAGTACGTATGGAGCGATCAGCATGACTGGAAGATCCAGGTCGTGGGCCGCACGGCAGGCGGCAGCACCGAGCACGTCATGATCGGTGACCCGGCCGCTGACAACCGGTTTGCTGTTCTCTACACCCCCGACGGGACGACGATGTCCGGCGCTGCGGTCGTCAACTGGCCGCGCGCACTAGTCCTATGTCGCAAGGGGCTGCGGGACGGGACGACCCTTGCCGAGGTGCGTCAGTCCATCTCGGTCGCGGCTGCCAAGCAACGCTAG
- a CDS encoding ferredoxin, with the protein MAVVRADLDTCLGYANCVVGADDYFDVDDDGVVVLLRVDVPENNRARVEEAVRSCPVSALILEDE; encoded by the coding sequence GTGGCAGTCGTGCGAGCGGACCTCGATACCTGCCTCGGGTACGCGAACTGTGTCGTGGGCGCGGATGACTACTTCGACGTCGACGATGACGGTGTCGTGGTCCTGTTGCGGGTTGACGTGCCCGAGAACAACCGTGCGCGCGTAGAGGAAGCTGTCCGCAGCTGCCCGGTGTCCGCACTCATACTGGAGGACGAGTGA